In Manis pentadactyla isolate mManPen7 chromosome 11, mManPen7.hap1, whole genome shotgun sequence, one DNA window encodes the following:
- the BCL2L10 gene encoding bcl-2-like protein 10: MSEGMNECSQSSSLKNYPVFCHMQNPRKASPTCTWMRGAHNPRTRAGLGVDCQPLLKRRQEPTQLFQPVPSEFLAWGGRELNNRKSSHPASAGYVTTCTPQGLAWDRNRCRWDSHQRFLSAPRKTTPGAGWSRGGALLGLENRPGSAPGRGRAMADALTERTARLLADYLEYCAREPGTAGRPPSTPEASVLRSVAAQVQQRNHQFLSQYRGYRGNRVELVAQTARELAGDRGVLSWGRVVALVTFAGTLLERAPRGTDGCPKPGPRRKADVDQDCRSMVALLCGWLSGQHGAWLEASGGWDGFCRFFTPILPSPWRRGLAQVLLSGFMAAMLVYFWKKSLPCGSASVDSSTPYPTPCSEQDPDLA; encoded by the exons ATGAGTGAAGGGATGAATGAGTGCAGCCAATCTAGCAGCCTGAAAAATTATCCTGTTTTCTGTCACatgcagaacccaagaaaggcATCTCCAACATGCACCTGGATGAGAGGTGCTCATAATCCTCGCACCAGAGCTGGGCTGGGTGTAGACTGTCAACCTCTCCTTAAGAGGAGGCAAGAGCCTACCCAACTTTTCCAGCCTGTCCCTTCTGAATTCTTAGCCTGGGGAGGCCGAGAGCTAAACAACCGCAAAAGTTCTCACCCCGCGTCGGCCGGCTACGTGACCACGTGCACTCCGCAGGGCCTCGCTTGGGACCGGAACAGGTGCAGGTGGGATTCCCATCAAAGATTCCTCTCCGCACCTAGAAAAACAACTCCCGGGGCCGGGTGGAGTCGGGGCGGGGCGCTGCTGGGCCTAGAAAACCGGCCGGGGTCGGCGCCGGGCAGAGGCCGGGCTATGGCGGACGCGTTGACGGAGCGCACGGCGCGGCTGTTGGCCGACTACCTAGAGTACTGCGCCCGGGAGCCGGGCACCGCCGGGCGGCCGCCGTCCACACCCGAGGCCTCCGTGCTGCGCTCCGTGGCCGCCCAGGTACAGCAGCGCAACCACCAGTTCCTGTCCCAGTACCGCGGCTACCGCGGCAACCGCGTCGAACTGGTGGCGCAAACGGCCCGGGAGTTGGCAGGGGACCGCGGCGTCCTCAGCTGGGGCCGCGTGGTGGCGCTCGTGACCTTCGCGGGGACGCTGCTGGAGAGGGCGCCGCGGGGCACCGACGGGTGTCCGAAGCCGGGCCCGAGGCGGAAGGCCGACGTTGACCAGGACTGCCGGTCCATGGTGGCCCTGCTGTGCGGTTGGCTCTCCGGGCAGCACGGCGCCTGGCTGGAGGCGAGCGGCGGCTGG GATGGCTTTTGTCGCTTCTTCACACCCATACTGCCATCGCCTTGGAGAAGAGGACTGGCCCAGGTTCTTCTGTCAGGCTTTATGGCAGCCATGTTAGTCTACTTCTGGAAGAAATCGTT ACCATGTGGTTCTGCTAGTGTGGACTCCTCCACACCTTACCCCACCCCATGTTCAGAACAAGACCCAGACCTGGCCTAA